From the genome of Streptomyces ficellus:
CCCTCGACCCGCGGCAGGGCCGGCCGGTCGCCTTCCTCGTCGAGCCGCACGCCCACTGGCGGACGACCGGCCGGACCGACCAGGCGCTCACCGACGCGGTGCGCGCCGCCGCCGGGTCACCGGGGGTCGAGGGCACGCTCCGCTGGCTCGCCCGCATCGAGGACGGCCGCCACGCGGGCAGGCTCGTGGCGGAGTACCGCGAGGGGCGCCCGCTGCCCGGGGTGCTCTCCGGGAGGTCCGTACCGCTGCCCGTGGCACTGCTGACGGCCCGTCGGGTCGCGTCCGCGCTGTCCGGCCTGCACCAGGCGGGACGCCACCACGGCGGCTTCAGCACGACGTCCGTGCTATGCACTCCGGACGGCCCCCTGATCACCGGCCACTGTCTGCTGCCCCGGATCGACCCCGACCGCCCCCGCCCGGGCCCGGCCGACGTGCACGCCTTCGGGCTGCTGCTCGCGGTCCTCCTCCCGCCCGAACTGCCCCGGCGCGAGGGACGCGCCCTGCGGCGGCTGATCAGGCGGTGCTGCCGGGGGCCCGCGGTGCTGCGGCCGTCCATGGCGAGGGTCTCGCGGCGGCTCTCCACGCTGTTCTACGGGCTCAACCTCGCCGACGGCGCGGTGCGGGAGGAGTGGGCCGCGTTCCTGGCGTCGGCGCCGGCCACCGTGGTCGTCCCGCCGGGGCCGGCCACGCCCCCCGCCGGTCCGTCCACCCCTCCGGCCGGGCGGCGCGCGGACGACGTCGCGGAGGGCGACCCGCCGCAGCCCGCCGCCGCTCCGGAGCCCGTCCCGCCTTCCGCGCCCGACCACGCCTACGACCCCGGCCCGGCGGCGGACCACTCCCCGGACCACTCCCTGGGCCCCGCTGTGGTGCCGGGGGCCGGGCCGGACGGCGCGCCGCCCGGAGCCCTTCCCGGCCGGCCCGGCGAGCACCCGGCGGACGCCGCCACGGGGCCCGTGCGACCGGTGACCCCGGAGCCGGCCGCCCCGTGCGCCGACCACGACGACGGGTCACGCACCGGGCCGGTGCGCGAACCGGCGCGTGACGTCGCGCACCCCGCCCGGCACGACGCGGACGCCGGGGACGACTCGGGCGCCGGGGAGGACCCGGTCCGGGCGACCGTTCCGCTGCTGACCGCACCGGTGGTGTACACCAGGAGCGCGCGCGAGGGCGACCACGACCCGCGCGCCGGCTCCGGTCCTCCACCGGACGAAGGGGAGAGCCCGGACGGACGGGGCGAGGGGGAAGGGCCGGCCGCACACGACCCGTCGCCGTCGCCGGTCCCGGCGCCGCCGTGGACGCGGGCGCTCGGGTTCCTGCCCGAGGCCGCGTGCACCACCGAGGGCGACCTCCTGTTCGTCGCCGGTACCGACGGCGAACGGGGCAGGGTGGCAGCGGTGGGCGTGCGGGACGGGGAGGTCCGCTGGGAGCACGTCACCGCGGCGCCGTGCCGCACGCGGCCGCTGCCGGTGGCGGGCCAGGTGTGCGTCGCCGACGACTCCGGGGCGGTCCGCTGGCTCGACGCCGGGACCGGAAGGGTCACCGGGACGGCGGCGGTGGCCGACCGCCCGGCCGGGGACCCGGTGTCCGTCGCGTCGGCGGTGTGGCTGGGCGGTGTCTCCGGTCGCCTGCACATCCTGTGGCCCGGCTCCGGTCGTCCCGGGCGGTTGCGGCTGCCGGGCACCGCCGACTCGCTGGCCGCCACCCCGGCCGTCCACCCCCACGGCCCGGTCTGCCTGGCCACGTACCGGGGGCCGGTCTGCCTCGGCCCGGACGGCCGCGTGTGGTGGGGCAGGCCCGACCTCGGTGACACCGGCGGCCTCGACCCGGTCTGGTGCGGCGACGACGTCGTCGGGGTCACCGCCGCCGGGCTGCTGTTCCGCCTGGACCGCGACGGGCGGGAGGTGTGGCGCACCGAGTTGCCCGCCCTGCCCGCCACCGGACCGCTGCTCGTGGCCGGGACCGTCGTCGTGGTGACCGCGGACGGCGCGGCCGCCGGGGTGGGGGCGCAGAGCGGTGAGCCCCGCTGGCACCGGCACACCGGCTCCCCGCCGGCCGGGCGGGCCGCCACCGGGGACGGCACCGTGCTGTTCGCCGGCCGTGACCGGTGGCTGCGCTGCCTCGACGCCCGCACCGGCGAGCCGCGGTGGACCGCCCGTACCGGCGGACGGGCCTGCCGGGGCGGGCCGTACCCGGACGGCGACCGCGTGTACCTGGGGGCGTCGGACTGCCACCTGTACGCGATCGACGCCCGGGACGGCTCCACGGGCGGAACCGGGGCCCTCCACGTCCACCCGCTCATCGACGACAAGTTCGCGGCCGCGCTGCGCACGCCCTGCTGAACCACCGTCAGCTCCGCCCACCGTCCGTCCACCTCACACCCTGGGGGAACACCGTGCCGTACGAGCGCAAGATCAAGAGGAACCAGCGGACCTACGTCGTCATCCTCATCGACCAGTCGGGGTCGATGGACACCCCCATGGCCGCCACCGGGCGCGCCAAGAGCCAGGAGGTGACCGACGCGCTCAACCGGCTCCTGCTGGAACTGATCCGGGCGGCCGCGCCCACCGGCCGGGACGTCAAGGACTACTACGACGTCTCGATCTTCGGCTACAACCACACCGTCCGCTCGCTCTTCGCGGGCAAGCTGGCCGGCCGCGACAGCGTGAGCGTCGGCGAGCTGTACGCCGCGCCCGCCGCCATGCGCCAGCGCGAGATGGTGACCACCGACGCCGACGGCAACGAACACCGGGCGACCGTGCACGACCCGGTCTGGGTCACGGCCTCGGCGTCGGGGAAGACCAGCATGGCCGCGGCCTTCGCCCACGTCCTGCCGCTGCTGGAGGAGTGGGTGGAGGAGAACCCCGCCAGCTTCCCCCCGATCGTGATCAACCTGACCGACGGCATCCCGACCGACGAGGGCCTGCACGAGAACGTGCAGCGCATCAGGTCCCTGTCCACCGCCGACGGCCAGGTCCTGGTGTTCAACCTCCATGTGTCCGCCGAGTCCAAGGACACGTGCCGGTTCCCCGTCACGGCGGAAGGCCTGCCGCCCGAGGGACAGCTCCTGTACGGCATCTCCAGCGTGCTGCCGGACGTCCTGCGCGAACAGGCGCAAGGGCTGCACATGGACGCCCCGCACGGCTGCCGGGGCCTGGTCTTCAACGGGAACGTCGTGGACATCACCAAGGTGCTCCGGATCGGCACCCTGGCGTGAGCGTCGCCATCGCCGGCTGCCGGATGCAGAAGGAGGGGGACGAGATGACGGAGTGCGCGGACGCCTGGTACCACCTCGTCCAGGGCGGCGCCGCCGGGCAGGAGTTGCGCGCCGGGCTGGTCACGGACGACACCACCGTCCGGTGCGCCGTCGCCGACGGGGCGTCCCTGAGCGCCCTGCCGGAACCCTGGGCGCGGGCGCTCGTACGGGAGTTGTGCGCCCTGCCCGTTCGGGCCCTGGCCGCCCCGGACACCCTGCACGCGGCCCTGCGGACGCTCAGCGACGGCTGGCCGGCCGCCCTGCGGTCCTACGTCACCGGGCTCGGCCGCCCCCTGGACTGGTTGGAGCCGCACGCCCTCCAGCACGGCCCGGGCGCCACGTTCGTCGCCGTGGGCGTTCTGCCCGTGCCGGGCGGCTGGCAGTGGTCGGCGGCGGCGGTCGGCGACTGCTGCCTGTTCCACACCCGCGGCGACTCGCTGGTCACGTCGTTCCCGCTGCGGCTGCCCGAGGAGTTCGGCTTCCACCCCGACCTGGTGCGCGGGCTGAACTGCCTCGGTGCCGCAGGCGTCTCGGCGATCCGTACGACCTCCGGGCACATGCGGCCGGGCGACACGCTGTTGCTCGCCAGCGACGCCCTCGCCAAGTGGGCGCTGGTCCAGGCGACCGGCGGCCGCCCCGCCTGGCGACGGCTCGCCGAGGTGGCGGCGGCGGCCGGAGCGACGACCGACCCGTATTCCGACCCGTATTCCGGTGCGGTCGCCGACCCGTACTCCGACGCGGAGGGTGGTGCGGGCCACGGCGCCGACGCCCTGCGGGTCTTCGTCGGCGGCCTGCGGGAGACCGGGGCGATCGAGGACGACGACGTGACCCTGGTCGCGGTCCGGTTCCTCGACGACGGGTGGACGGGCGACCGTCCCGGCGGTGGGGCGGACGGCCATGGCGAGCGGTGAGCGGGGCGCGGTGGAGCCGCCCAGCCTGACCGACTACATGCTGGCGGTGCAGCACCCCCGGCTCTGCTTCCCCGACGACGAGGCCCTCGCCGCCTCCACCACCGTGGTCGACCCTCTCGGCCCGGTCACCGGCAGCGGCGTCTTCGGCTGCGTCTTCCGCCTCACCTCGGAGGACGGCGCGCTGACCTGGGCCGTGAAGTGCTTCACCAGTCACTCGGACGCCCGCGTCGGCCGCTACCGCACGGTGTGCGCCGCCCTGGCCGGGCTGGACCCGGCCAAGGAACGCTGGCTGGTGCCGATGGAGTTCGCGCCCGAGGGCGTCCTGGTGGACGGCCGGCGCTGGCCCCTGGTGAAGATGCCGTGGCTGCCGGCCGCGCCGCTCCTCGACTGGGTCGAACGCCGCAAGGAGGCCCCCGCGGCGCTGCGCGCGGTCGCGGCCGACTTCACGCTGGTGGTACGGCGGATGGAGGAGCTGCGCATCGCGCACGGCGACCTCCAGCACGGCAACATCCTGATCTCCGCGCCCCGGCGGGTGCGCCTGATCGACTACGACGCGATGTACGTACCCGCTCTCGCCGGCAGCGCGCGGCCCGAGCGCGGCCACCGCAACTACCAGCGCCCGGAGCCGGTTCCGTACGGCCCGTTCATGGACCGTTTCCCCGCTCGGGTGATCCAGCTCGGCCTGCTCGGGCTCGCCGCCGACGCGGAGCTGTGGGACCGGCTGCGCGAGGACGACGACCGGCTGCTGCTCGGCCAGGAGGACTTCGAGGCCCCGGACGGGTCCGAGGCGCTCGCCGCGCTCGCGGACAGCCCGGACCCGCAGGTGCGGGCCATCACGGCACAGCTGCGCAAGGACCTGCGGTCCACGACGTACCCGCTGCCCCCGCTCGCGGCGGTGGTCACCGAGCCCGTGCTCGCCCGCGTGCCGGGCGCCCGCCCACGGCCGGCCCCCGACACCAGGACCGACCGCGCCGCCGGGCGACCGGCGCAGCCGCAGCCCGCCCGGGCCGGCTCGACCGCCCCCGCGCCCGGTTCCGCGTCCAGCTCCGCGCCCGGTTCCGCGCCGAACTCCGCACCGCCTCGGGAGCCGCACGCGCGGCCCGAGCCGACGCCCGCCGCCGCGACCGCCGCGGCGTCCGGGTGGGTGCCCTCGGGCGGGACGCCGCGGTCGGCCTCCGGGACGTCGCGCGCGACGAGGGACGCGCGGCGCCCGGTCCGCCGGGTCTGGAAGGATCCGGTGGTGCTGCTGCTGTCCGCCGTGCTGACGCTGCTGGTCGCCCTCTTCGGCGTCTTCCTCGTGCTCGTGGACCCGGCATGGTCACCGCTGCCATGAGCCGCACCCCGGTCGCTCAGCCGCCCACCACGTCCCGCGGCGGCTCGCCCGCCAGGTGGTCGGCGACGTTCTCCACGGCGGCGAGCGCGATACGGACCAGCGTCTCCCGGGTGACGCCCCCGACGTGCGGCGACAGCACCACACCCGGGGCCTTCAGCAACCGCAGCGCGGAGGTGGGCGGTTCGGGGTCGAAGACGTCGACGCCCGCCCCGGCGAGGGCGCCGGACTCGAGGGCGTCCGCGAGGGCGTCCTGGTCGACGAGCGCGCCGCGCGCCGTGTTGACGACGAAGGCCGTGGGCTTGAGCAGCGCCAGGCGCCCGGCGTCCAGGAGGTGGTGGGTGGCGTCCGTCAGCGGGACGTGCAGCGTCACGTAGTCCGAGGTGCGCAGCAGCTCGTCGAGCGGGACGTGCCGGGCGCCGCCCAGCCGGGCCTCCGTCCCGGGATCGACGCGCCGGCGCCCGGCGTAGACGACGTTCATGTCGAAAGCGACCGCCCGGCGGGCCACTTCGGCGCCGATCCTGCCCAGGCCGACGACGCCGAGCGTCTTGCCGTACAGCTCCGTGAGGGACTGCTGGAGGCGCGGCAGCGCCCAGTCGGCGCCCGTGAGGGCCATGTGGGCGGGGACCAGCTGCTTGGCGAGGGCCAGCATGAGCGCGAACGTCTGCTCGGCCACGTTGTGGTGCTCCGCGCTGCTGGAGCCGATCGTGCACACCGGGACGCCCCGCTCACGGGCCGCGTCCAGGTCGACGTGGTCGTAGCCGTGGCTGGCGCACTGGACCAGCTCCAGGTGCGGGGCGGCGGCGATGTGGTCCGCGGTGACCGGCGCGAGGGCGGTGACGACGACGTGCGCCTCCCGCAGGGCCGCCGGGTCCTCGCCGGCCGACTCGACGACGGTGACGCGGGCGCCGGCGGGGAAGACCGTGGCGAGTGCGGCGCCGGCGCCGCGGCCGCCCACGTGGGGCGCGACGACGGCGAGCACGTTCTTCGGCGGGACGCCTTCCGGGGCGGTCACGCGGTCTCCTCGATGAGGTCGTCCGGGCCGGGCGTGGCGGGCGTGGAGTGCCCGGACAGGGCCAGGGTCAGGTCCAGTTCGGCGAGCAGGCAGCGGATGACGTGCTCGACGCCCGCCTGGCCGTCGAGGCCGAGCCCGTACGCGTACGGCCGCCCCACCAGCACCGCCTCGGCGCCCAGGGCGAGCGCCTTGAAGACGTCGTCGCCGGTGCGGATGCCGCTGTCGAAGAGCACGGACAGCCGGTCACCGGCCGCGGCCGCGACCCGCGGCAGGGCGTCGGCGGCGGCGACCGAACCGGCCACCTGGCGGCCGCCGTGGTTGGACACCACCACACCGTCCATCCCCGCCTCGGCGGCCTGGAGGGCGTCCTCCGGGTGCAGGATGCCCTTCAGGACGATCGGGCCGTCCCAGTTCTCCCGGAGGAACGCCAGGTCCGGCCACGTCTTGGCCGGGTCGGCGAACATCCCGACGAAGTGCATGACCGCCGCGTTCGGGTCCTCGTGCACGGGCTTGGCCAGGCCCGCCCGGAACGCCGGGTCGGTGAAGTAGTTCGCGGTGCCCACGCCGTGCAGGAACGGCAGGTACGCCTGGTCCAGGTCGCGCGGCCGCCACGCCAGCAGCGGCGTGTCCAGCGTGACGAGCAGCGCGGTGAACCCGGCGGCCTTCGCCCGGGTGAGGAACGACCGGGTCACCTCCCGGTCCCTGGCCCAGTACAGCTGGAACCAGCGTTCCGCGTCGCCCATCACCTCGGCGACCTCCTCCATGGGCGTGCTGGAGGCGGACGACAGGACGAAGGGGACGCCCTGCGCCGCGGCCGCCCGCGCGGCGGCCGGTTCCGCGTCCGGGTGCATGATCGACAGCACGCCCACGGGCGCGAGCGCGAGCGGCGCGGGCAGGGCGCGGCCCAGGACCTCGACGGACAGGTCCCGCTCGTGCACGTCACGCAGCATCCGGGGCACGATCCGGCGCCGCTTCAGCGCCGCCCGGTTGGCGGCCGCCGTACTGCCGCTGCCCGCGGCGCCCGCCACGTAGCCGACCGGGCCGGGCCCGAGGCGCCGCTCGGTGAGCTCCTCCAGCCGCGTCAGGTCGGTGGGCAGCCGCGGGACGGCGCCGGTCATGCCGTTCAGGTAGATCTCGTACTGGAAGTCGGCCCAGTGTTTCGCCATGCGCGCGTCGCCCTTCAGCCGGGAATCGGGTGCCACCCCGGATCCTCGCGACCGCGTGCCGCTGCGTCCACCGTCCCGGCGTTCCCGTCGATGTCCCGGCGTTCCCGTCGACGTCCACGTCCACACCGTCGCATTCGGCACCGCCCGCTTGTGCACCGTGGCACAGGACCGGCGGCGACCCGGCCCCTAGCCTCGCCGGAACAGCACAACGAGGGGCGGTACCGGTGAACTGGCTGATCCACGACTACCGAGAGAGCGATCTCGCGGCGGTCGTCCACCTGATCGACACCACGGCCGAACTCGGGCAGGAGTCCGTGTTCTCGCTCGCCGAGTGCATCGGCGCGCTGACCTCCCGCCAGCCCGCGGTGGTCGCCGTCCACCAGGGCGCGCCCATCGGCGCGGCGCTCGCGTGCGTGGCGGGGGAGCGCGCCTGGGTCATGCGCATCGCCCTCTCCCCGGCCTGGCGCGGCAGGGGCCTGGCGAGCGCGCTGCTGGTCGAGCTGGAGCGGCGCCTGGTCGCCGCCCGCGTGGGGCGCATCGCCTACGTCCTGCCCGAGGAGGAGCTCGTCGGCGAGGGGCTGCTCAACGCCGGCTACACCCGGCAGCCCGCGGTGGCGTACTTCGAGAAGGTCGAGCCGCTGCACGGCCCCGCCGCGAACCTCCTGGAGGACCTCGGCGGCAGCACCCTGCCGGGCGACCTGTGGGGGCGGGTCGCCGGCATGGAGGCGGAGAAGGACCTGATCGAGCGGCGGGTCGTCCTGCCGCTGGCCCAGCCCGAACGGGCTGCCCGCCACGGGGTGCGCCCCCCGCGGGCGGTCACCCTGTTCGGGCCGCCCGGCACCGGCAAGACCACCTTCGCCCGCGCCATCGCCTCCCGTCTCGGCTGGCCCTTCGTCGAGCTGCTGCCGTCCCGGCTGGCTGACGAGGGGAACCTGGCGGCGGCCCTGCGCAGCGCGTTCGCCCGGATCTCGGAACTGGAGCGGGTGCTGGTCTTCATCGACGAGGTGGAGGAGATCGCCCCCGTACGCGCCGAGCCCGCCCAGCCCGGCGGGATGCACGGGGTCACCAACGAACTGCTCAAGCTGATACCGCGGTTCCGCGAGGGCGACGAACGCCTGCTGGTGTGCGCCACCAACTCCATCCGCTCGCTCGACCCCGCGTTCCTGCGCCCCGGCAGGTTCGACTACCTCATCCCGATCGGTACGCCGGACAAGGCGGCCCGCGCCGCGATCTGGTCCCGGTACACGGACGGCCGGAGCGACGTGGACGTCTCCGTCCTCGTGGCCGCCAGCGAACTGTTCACCCCGGCCGACATCGAGCACGCCGCCAGGATCGCCGCCCAGAGCGCCTTCGAGCGGGACCTGGGCGACCAGGACCAGGTGCGGGCGCCCGGTGCGAGCACGGAGGACTACCTGGAGGCCGTCGCGCAGTGCCGGCCGACCGTCACCCCGGCGATGATCGACCAGTTCGGCGCCGACATCACCGCCCACGCCCGCTTCTGACCGCCCACGGGGTACGAGCGGCAGCGCGACGGCCTCCATGAGGTGATCCGCACGCGCGCCAGGTCACTCGAGCCATGGGATCGGCTCACCAACGGTGTCGTCGAGTTCCCCGACGAGGACGCGCTGTGCGCCTGCCTGGAGAGGCGGGTCAGCAACCGCCGGAGGAGCCGGGCGCGCCGATGGTGAGGGTCGCCGGTGCGGCGCAGCAGCCGCCGCCGCCCGGTTCGGTGGTGCCGGGCTGGTCGAAGAGGCCGGAGCCTCCGCACACGCCGGTCTCGGGCAGGGTCAGCTCGACGCGCTCGGCGGCCTCCCGGTCGCCGGCGAGGTGGGCGGCGATGGAGCGGACCTGCTCGTAGCCGGTCATGGCGAGGAAGGTCGGAGCGCGGCCGTAGGACTTCATGCCGACGAGGTAGACGTCCTTCTCGGGGTGGGAGAGCTCGTTCACGCCGTGCGGGTACACGGTGCCGCAGGAGTGCTGGTTGGGGTCGATCAGCGGCGCCAGCTCGACGGGGGCCTGGAGGCGCTCGTCGAGGCCGAGGCGCAGCTCGTCCAGGAAGGTGAGGTCGGGGCGCAGGCCGGTCAGCACGATGACCTCGTCGACCGGGTCGAGACGGCGACCGTCCTCGCCGACGAGGATCAGGCGGCCGTCGGTGTCACGCTCGACGGCCTCGGTGCGGAAGCCGGTGACCGCGTCGGCGTGACCGGCGTCGACGGCGGCCTTGGCGGCCAGGCCGAGGGCGCCGCGGGCGGGGAGCTGGTCGGCTTCGCCGCCGCCGAAGGTGGAGCCGGAGATGCCGCGGCGCAGGATCCACACGGCCTTGGTGCCCGCCCCGCCGTCGCTCCCGCCAGGGGCGGCTGAGTCGGCGAGGCCGGCGAGGTGCGCGAGGGCGGTGAAGGCGGAGGCGCCGGAGCCGATGACGGCGGTGCGCCTGCCCGCGTAACGGGCGCGGACGGCCGGGTCCCTGAAGTCCGGGACCCGGTAGGTGATCCGGTCGGCGGCGGCCTTCTCGCCCAGGGCCGGGAGGCCACTGGCGCCGGCGGGGCCGGGGGTGGACCAGGTGCCGGAGGCGTCGATGACGGCGCGGGCGAGGACGCGTTCCTCCCGGCCGTCGGCGGTCTCGATGTGGACGACGAAGGGCTGCGTATCGCGGTCGGCGTCGACGACGCGGTCGCGGCCGG
Proteins encoded in this window:
- a CDS encoding VWA domain-containing protein, with product MPYERKIKRNQRTYVVILIDQSGSMDTPMAATGRAKSQEVTDALNRLLLELIRAAAPTGRDVKDYYDVSIFGYNHTVRSLFAGKLAGRDSVSVGELYAAPAAMRQREMVTTDADGNEHRATVHDPVWVTASASGKTSMAAAFAHVLPLLEEWVEENPASFPPIVINLTDGIPTDEGLHENVQRIRSLSTADGQVLVFNLHVSAESKDTCRFPVTAEGLPPEGQLLYGISSVLPDVLREQAQGLHMDAPHGCRGLVFNGNVVDITKVLRIGTLA
- a CDS encoding ATP-binding protein → MNWLIHDYRESDLAAVVHLIDTTAELGQESVFSLAECIGALTSRQPAVVAVHQGAPIGAALACVAGERAWVMRIALSPAWRGRGLASALLVELERRLVAARVGRIAYVLPEEELVGEGLLNAGYTRQPAVAYFEKVEPLHGPAANLLEDLGGSTLPGDLWGRVAGMEAEKDLIERRVVLPLAQPERAARHGVRPPRAVTLFGPPGTGKTTFARAIASRLGWPFVELLPSRLADEGNLAAALRSAFARISELERVLVFIDEVEEIAPVRAEPAQPGGMHGVTNELLKLIPRFREGDERLLVCATNSIRSLDPAFLRPGRFDYLIPIGTPDKAARAAIWSRYTDGRSDVDVSVLVAASELFTPADIEHAARIAAQSAFERDLGDQDQVRAPGASTEDYLEAVAQCRPTVTPAMIDQFGADITAHARF
- a CDS encoding lactate 2-monooxygenase, which gives rise to MAKHWADFQYEIYLNGMTGAVPRLPTDLTRLEELTERRLGPGPVGYVAGAAGSGSTAAANRAALKRRRIVPRMLRDVHERDLSVEVLGRALPAPLALAPVGVLSIMHPDAEPAAARAAAAQGVPFVLSSASSTPMEEVAEVMGDAERWFQLYWARDREVTRSFLTRAKAAGFTALLVTLDTPLLAWRPRDLDQAYLPFLHGVGTANYFTDPAFRAGLAKPVHEDPNAAVMHFVGMFADPAKTWPDLAFLRENWDGPIVLKGILHPEDALQAAEAGMDGVVVSNHGGRQVAGSVAAADALPRVAAAAGDRLSVLFDSGIRTGDDVFKALALGAEAVLVGRPYAYGLGLDGQAGVEHVIRCLLAELDLTLALSGHSTPATPGPDDLIEETA
- a CDS encoding 2-hydroxyacid dehydrogenase; protein product: MTAPEGVPPKNVLAVVAPHVGGRGAGAALATVFPAGARVTVVESAGEDPAALREAHVVVTALAPVTADHIAAAPHLELVQCASHGYDHVDLDAARERGVPVCTIGSSSAEHHNVAEQTFALMLALAKQLVPAHMALTGADWALPRLQQSLTELYGKTLGVVGLGRIGAEVARRAVAFDMNVVYAGRRRVDPGTEARLGGARHVPLDELLRTSDYVTLHVPLTDATHHLLDAGRLALLKPTAFVVNTARGALVDQDALADALESGALAGAGVDVFDPEPPTSALRLLKAPGVVLSPHVGGVTRETLVRIALAAVENVADHLAGEPPRDVVGG
- a CDS encoding FAD-dependent oxidoreductase, which encodes MNASATTDLPVVVIGAGPAGLAAAAHLEDRGLDFLVLEAGPYAGTAPRDWAHVRLFSTWDEVVDPAAEKLLAPTGWVRPDPAGYPTGGDWAGLYLQPLADILGDRVRYRARVTGVSRTGRDRVVDADRDTQPFVVHIETADGREERVLARAVIDASGTWSTPGPAGASGLPALGEKAAADRITYRVPDFRDPAVRARYAGRRTAVIGSGASAFTALAHLAGLADSAAPGGSDGGAGTKAVWILRRGISGSTFGGGEADQLPARGALGLAAKAAVDAGHADAVTGFRTEAVERDTDGRLILVGEDGRRLDPVDEVIVLTGLRPDLTFLDELRLGLDERLQAPVELAPLIDPNQHSCGTVYPHGVNELSHPEKDVYLVGMKSYGRAPTFLAMTGYEQVRSIAAHLAGDREAAERVELTLPETGVCGGSGLFDQPGTTEPGGGGCCAAPATLTIGAPGSSGGC
- a CDS encoding PQQ-binding-like beta-propeller repeat protein translates to MSRFRWPRLRRRPATGRHGHAGGGPAATPGPATSPGPATAADPVVEAAARARRGPHLWADEVGTTYLALDPRQGRPVAFLVEPHAHWRTTGRTDQALTDAVRAAAGSPGVEGTLRWLARIEDGRHAGRLVAEYREGRPLPGVLSGRSVPLPVALLTARRVASALSGLHQAGRHHGGFSTTSVLCTPDGPLITGHCLLPRIDPDRPRPGPADVHAFGLLLAVLLPPELPRREGRALRRLIRRCCRGPAVLRPSMARVSRRLSTLFYGLNLADGAVREEWAAFLASAPATVVVPPGPATPPAGPSTPPAGRRADDVAEGDPPQPAAAPEPVPPSAPDHAYDPGPAADHSPDHSLGPAVVPGAGPDGAPPGALPGRPGEHPADAATGPVRPVTPEPAAPCADHDDGSRTGPVREPARDVAHPARHDADAGDDSGAGEDPVRATVPLLTAPVVYTRSAREGDHDPRAGSGPPPDEGESPDGRGEGEGPAAHDPSPSPVPAPPWTRALGFLPEAACTTEGDLLFVAGTDGERGRVAAVGVRDGEVRWEHVTAAPCRTRPLPVAGQVCVADDSGAVRWLDAGTGRVTGTAAVADRPAGDPVSVASAVWLGGVSGRLHILWPGSGRPGRLRLPGTADSLAATPAVHPHGPVCLATYRGPVCLGPDGRVWWGRPDLGDTGGLDPVWCGDDVVGVTAAGLLFRLDRDGREVWRTELPALPATGPLLVAGTVVVVTADGAAAGVGAQSGEPRWHRHTGSPPAGRAATGDGTVLFAGRDRWLRCLDARTGEPRWTARTGGRACRGGPYPDGDRVYLGASDCHLYAIDARDGSTGGTGALHVHPLIDDKFAAALRTPC